From one Bacteroides eggerthii genomic stretch:
- a CDS encoding AAA family ATPase — protein MQFKLTNINKIKNATIELNGLTIIAGVNDSGKSTIGKMLFALTKAIGNMGNHNDEQRYRRIRFQAAMLYNQLSSIEKNLQINIKEKLILPPNINEFMEELMDATIADNLLLEEKEKFTEHIDITPQQKARILRYLENIKEEIQENKEPQNILKKEFETIIEAEFLNNICTNGTEHSEIAFYEGTHDNNVFISLEKNKIKDISATNLTEFQINDATFVESPLYIHLLDILASAQTLKEKRYSTAIFRPLVNYHVKDMAQKLDAIKYPFLAPSLFDDKMNAIGDITGGKFEFDNKTRNLFWKKEGVKYSPVNVASGIKAFGVMQILMETQAINENKILIWDEPENHLHPEWQIKIAQLFVEIAKAGVPILISSHSPYFIQGVRYFTEKHELNKFVNYYLAKETEDGLSELEDVTKDLNQIFVKLAQPMNEIINIGM, from the coding sequence ATGCAGTTCAAGCTTACAAATATAAATAAGATAAAGAATGCCACAATCGAATTGAATGGCTTGACCATCATTGCCGGAGTGAATGATTCAGGAAAAAGCACAATAGGAAAAATGTTATTTGCCCTGACCAAAGCGATAGGAAATATGGGGAACCATAACGATGAGCAACGATATAGAAGAATCCGATTTCAAGCAGCAATGTTATACAATCAGTTATCTTCCATTGAAAAGAATCTGCAAATAAATATTAAGGAGAAATTAATTCTTCCTCCAAACATCAATGAGTTCATGGAGGAACTAATGGATGCAACCATTGCTGATAACTTATTATTAGAGGAAAAAGAGAAATTTACAGAACATATAGATATCACTCCTCAACAAAAAGCAAGAATCCTAAGATATCTGGAAAACATAAAGGAGGAGATACAGGAAAATAAAGAGCCGCAAAACATATTGAAAAAGGAGTTTGAAACAATCATAGAAGCCGAATTCCTGAATAATATCTGTACAAATGGCACAGAACATTCCGAAATAGCTTTTTACGAAGGAACACATGATAACAATGTGTTCATCTCTCTTGAAAAGAATAAAATAAAAGACATTTCTGCTACAAATTTGACGGAATTCCAAATAAATGACGCAACCTTTGTGGAATCTCCTCTGTACATTCATTTATTGGACATACTGGCTTCTGCACAAACACTGAAGGAAAAAAGATACAGCACTGCTATATTCAGGCCGCTTGTCAATTATCACGTAAAGGATATGGCTCAAAAACTAGATGCCATAAAGTATCCCTTCTTGGCTCCTTCCCTATTTGATGACAAAATGAATGCCATAGGAGATATAACCGGGGGCAAATTTGAGTTTGACAACAAAACAAGAAACTTGTTTTGGAAAAAAGAAGGCGTAAAGTATTCGCCTGTCAACGTGGCCTCAGGTATAAAAGCCTTCGGAGTCATGCAAATATTAATGGAGACACAAGCTATTAATGAGAATAAAATACTAATATGGGACGAACCCGAAAACCATTTGCACCCTGAATGGCAAATAAAAATAGCACAATTGTTTGTTGAAATAGCTAAAGCGGGAGTTCCAATTCTTATTAGTTCCCACAGCCCCTACTTCATCCAAGGTGTGAGGTATTTTACCGAAAAACATGAATTGAACAAGTTTGTGAATTATTATTTAGCAAAAGAAACGGAAGATGGATTGAGCGAATTAGAGGATGTAACGAAAGACTTGAACCAGATATTTGTCAAACTGGCACAGCCTATGAACGAAATTATAAACATAGGAATGTGA
- a CDS encoding WecB/TagA/CpsF family glycosyltransferase, whose amino-acid sequence MLKLKTVSLLGHRSELDALPKGKLLINTINAHSYNTAQKDMAFAEALLNGDALIPDGASIVLAFKLLRHRKIERIAGWDLFLHEMKKLNREGGVCFFLGSNEDTLRKIKVKAVRLYPNIRVETYSPPYKAEFSEEDNRQMIEAVNHVKPDLLWVGMTAPKQEKWVYAHLKELDVNGPIGTIGAVFDFFAENIQRAPLWWQEHGLEWLYRLMKEPKRMWRRYVIGNALFLGYLLKEKISN is encoded by the coding sequence ATGTTGAAATTAAAAACTGTTTCACTTCTGGGACACAGAAGCGAACTTGATGCATTGCCAAAAGGTAAGTTGCTGATAAACACTATCAATGCCCACTCATACAATACGGCTCAAAAAGATATGGCATTTGCCGAAGCATTGCTGAATGGAGATGCCTTGATTCCGGACGGTGCAAGTATCGTATTAGCCTTTAAGCTTTTGAGACATAGAAAAATAGAACGGATTGCCGGTTGGGATTTATTTCTCCATGAAATGAAGAAACTGAACCGGGAAGGCGGCGTCTGTTTCTTTTTAGGCAGCAATGAAGATACATTAAGAAAAATCAAGGTAAAGGCTGTCAGGTTATACCCCAATATCCGGGTAGAGACCTATTCCCCACCCTACAAGGCAGAATTCTCAGAGGAAGACAACCGGCAGATGATAGAAGCTGTGAACCATGTAAAACCCGATTTACTATGGGTGGGCATGACTGCACCCAAACAAGAAAAATGGGTATACGCGCACCTGAAAGAGTTGGATGTGAACGGACCGATAGGCACCATCGGCGCTGTGTTCGATTTCTTTGCAGAAAACATACAGCGTGCACCGCTGTGGTGGCAGGAGCATGGTCTGGAATGGTTGTACCGACTGATGAAAGAACCCAAAAGAATGTGGAGAAGATATGTCATAGGGAATGCCCTCTTTCTGGGATACTTATTAAAAGAAAAAATATCAAATTAA